A window of Christiangramia forsetii KT0803 contains these coding sequences:
- the gntA gene encoding guanitoxin biosynthesis heme-dependent pre-guanitoxin N-hydroxylase GntA, which translates to MGTIEKKNRKRCLLKDENSKIRKEFENFILVKDHPCIMAQTIFSMDQVVLNSYSDFGSLKTAKNLMKDLENYIAEYDFKSNDFKTFLAVFPDSPEYSEIDFEKILWEQLQNLHESDNKDWDHEVSQDSSEENFSFSLGGKAFYIVGLHPNSSRIARRSPYPAIAFNLHWQFEKLREMGTYETVRDRIRQRDIELQGNMNPMLEDFGASSEAKQYSGRKVGKEWKCPFHKNN; encoded by the coding sequence ATGGGAACTATTGAAAAGAAAAATAGAAAGAGGTGCCTGTTGAAAGATGAAAATAGCAAGATCAGGAAAGAGTTTGAAAATTTTATTCTCGTGAAAGATCATCCTTGTATCATGGCGCAGACGATTTTTTCTATGGACCAGGTTGTTTTAAATTCTTATTCTGACTTCGGTTCTTTGAAAACTGCAAAAAACCTGATGAAGGATTTGGAGAACTATATTGCAGAATATGATTTTAAGTCGAATGATTTTAAAACATTTTTGGCGGTATTTCCCGATTCTCCGGAATATTCTGAAATTGACTTTGAGAAAATACTTTGGGAACAGTTACAAAACCTTCATGAGAGTGATAATAAAGATTGGGATCATGAAGTTAGTCAGGATTCCAGTGAAGAAAATTTCAGTTTCAGTCTTGGAGGTAAAGCTTTTTACATTGTAGGGCTACATCCTAACTCATCGAGGATAGCGAGAAGAAGTCCATACCCGGCAATCGCATTTAATCTGCACTGGCAGTTCGAAAAATTAAGGGAAATGGGTACTTATGAGACTGTAAGGGATAGAATACGACAGCGTGATATTGAACTTCAGGGAAATATGAATCCAATGCTCGAAGATTTTGGCGCCAGTAGTGAAGCAAAGCAATATAGCGGTAGAAAAGTAGGGAAGGAATGGAAATGTCCTTTTCATAAGAATAATTGA
- a CDS encoding FMN-binding negative transcriptional regulator, producing the protein MYRASKYQKDDKDFIYSFIEHHPFATFVLNGERLLATHIPILLEGEVSGWRLFSHIANHNEQLKYLKEGAEALVIFQGANAYISSSWYKEKDISTWDYSAVHVNAKIKLQTAEELENSLKELVSKFEKKQDKPLYYDNIPRKMLDEHLPLITGFWLEPYKVEGIAKLHQAYPKHDIEEVTKHLLSSEDTMKNDLGQAIKKENNIK; encoded by the coding sequence ATGTACAGAGCTTCAAAATATCAAAAGGATGATAAGGACTTTATTTATTCTTTTATCGAGCATCATCCTTTTGCAACTTTTGTATTAAATGGAGAGCGATTACTTGCTACTCATATCCCTATCCTCCTGGAGGGCGAAGTTAGTGGTTGGAGGTTGTTTTCCCATATTGCAAATCATAATGAGCAACTTAAATATTTAAAGGAAGGAGCAGAAGCGCTGGTGATCTTTCAGGGAGCTAATGCCTATATCTCTTCTTCCTGGTATAAGGAAAAAGATATAAGCACCTGGGATTATTCAGCTGTACATGTTAATGCAAAGATAAAATTGCAGACGGCAGAGGAGTTGGAAAATTCTTTAAAGGAGCTCGTTTCAAAATTTGAAAAGAAACAGGACAAGCCTTTATATTATGATAATATTCCACGAAAAATGCTGGATGAACATCTGCCGCTTATTACCGGGTTCTGGTTAGAACCTTATAAAGTCGAAGGGATTGCGAAGTTACATCAGGCGTATCCAAAACATGATATTGAAGAAGTGACCAAACATTTACTTTCTTCAGAAGATACCATGAAGAATGACCTGGGACAGGCGATCAAAAAGGAAAATAATATTAAATAA
- a CDS encoding DUF1989 domain-containing protein produces MQIIEKQSGEAFKLKKGQLLKVIDPQGKQVSDMVLFNTDDKREKISSGKTMDYEESILISKANYIWSNRSNKMMEILEDTNGRNDFLLAPCSPETFKIMYKNDKYHPSCFENLYTNLEKFDIEPDDIPTAFNIFMNVQFDKYGKISVKPPKTKAGDYILFEARMDLIVGLTACSAEDSNGGSFKPIHYEILD; encoded by the coding sequence ATGCAGATAATTGAAAAGCAAAGTGGCGAAGCTTTTAAATTGAAAAAAGGTCAGTTATTAAAAGTTATAGATCCGCAAGGGAAGCAGGTGAGCGATATGGTTCTTTTTAATACTGATGATAAAAGAGAAAAGATCTCCAGCGGAAAAACTATGGATTACGAAGAAAGTATACTAATTTCTAAGGCAAATTATATTTGGAGCAACCGGAGCAATAAAATGATGGAGATTCTTGAAGATACCAATGGGCGTAATGATTTTCTACTTGCTCCTTGTAGTCCCGAAACTTTCAAGATCATGTATAAAAATGATAAATATCATCCCAGCTGTTTTGAAAACCTTTATACCAATCTGGAAAAATTTGATATAGAGCCTGATGATATTCCTACCGCTTTCAACATTTTTATGAATGTTCAATTCGATAAATATGGAAAGATCTCTGTAAAACCTCCAAAAACTAAAGCCGGGGACTATATTCTATTTGAAGCCAGAATGGATCTAATAGTGGGTTTAACAGCCTGTTCAGCTGAAGATAGTAACGGCGGAAGCTTTAAGCCTATTCATTACGAGATACTGGATTAA
- a CDS encoding TerC family protein translates to MEIFLQPDTWVALLTLTFLEIILGIDNIIFISLVAGKVPEESQKKARLGGLSLALIMRILLLLSITWIIGLTKPVLTLADFELSWRDIILISGGIFLLIKSTLEIHHKVEGQEEENKTGVKAKPTLSFTSAIIQIVLLDLVFSFDSILTAVGLTDQIILMVIAVIVSIIVMMIFARPVGDFVNKHPTIQILALSFLILIGVMLIIEGAHYHVPKGYIYFAVFFSLAIEMLNMRFRKKNVNPVSRNE, encoded by the coding sequence ATGGAGATTTTCTTACAACCTGATACCTGGGTAGCCCTTCTTACCCTTACTTTTCTTGAAATTATACTTGGGATAGATAACATTATTTTTATTTCGCTTGTTGCAGGAAAAGTACCTGAAGAAAGTCAGAAAAAAGCCAGACTGGGCGGCCTTTCTCTTGCTCTTATAATGAGAATACTATTACTTCTAAGTATTACCTGGATCATTGGTTTAACGAAACCTGTACTAACACTGGCAGATTTTGAACTCAGTTGGCGTGATATCATTTTAATTTCTGGCGGGATCTTCCTCTTGATTAAAAGTACTTTGGAAATACATCATAAAGTGGAAGGACAGGAAGAGGAAAACAAAACCGGAGTAAAAGCAAAGCCGACATTAAGTTTCACCTCAGCAATTATCCAGATCGTTCTGCTGGATCTTGTCTTTTCTTTTGATTCTATTCTAACAGCCGTTGGACTTACAGATCAAATTATACTTATGGTCATCGCTGTAATCGTGTCCATTATCGTGATGATGATATTTGCAAGACCGGTAGGAGATTTTGTAAACAAACATCCTACTATTCAAATACTAGCATTATCATTTTTAATTTTAATAGGGGTTATGCTAATCATTGAAGGTGCGCATTACCATGTACCAAAAGGATATATCTATTTCGCCGTTTTCTTCTCTTTAGCTATTGAAATGTTGAATATGAGATTCCGGAAAAAGAATGTTAATCCAGTATCTCGTAATGAATAG
- a CDS encoding substrate-binding domain-containing protein — protein MKYLKLLLFVFLSILTDSCQVKSEEEKFKVGFSQAMTTDNWRREMNKSMKLEASMHPDIILEIKDAENHITNQVAHIEEFIKDGVDVLIVSPIQSIPITPAIEKAMAAGIPTIIIDRKIEGQNFTAYVGANNIEIGRNAAKYILSHSSGKADIIEITGQEGSSPAYERSMGFKKTLDSVPELKVRHVIKGDWEKTSIQSKLSDLLDSVKAPDYIFAHNDRMALGAWEVARSKSLEEEINIIGVDGVFGPNGGIQLVKDNILNATILYPTGGMETIKLAEDILNGENVNKNNILRTVIIDSVNVDIMQNQFNKMNQQQNDIEQQQEVIDKQIRTYNTQSDLIQLMLILLSLLLILTLWSVYLVVKLKKRKRILELNNQKIITQRNQIESFAEKLKLSNESKINFFTALSHEFKTPLTLITSSIESISDHPNKELKSISYETNLIINNSRRLLRLINELLDFRKLESGTFALKPVKTKIAPFIQSIIADFKPEALKKSIQIEFSSANEALELYIDRDMMDKVFFNILSNAFKFTPKNGSVSIFIQESKDGVNVIFKDSGIGIPKDEFQKIFDPYMQASNNKKPSSGLGLYISKQFIELHNGEIFVSSHQGTEFKISLLKGKSHLKEYEISELNTEIEQTDSYRLSESGIPTETHPTNHLDENAETVLIIEDNMDLSYILNKKLSSEFHVILSDGTNGIKMAIDNIPDVIICDLNLPDKNGFEICNELKNDLRTSHIPTIILTALDSKESRLKALKAGADNYITKPFNYEILNESLRSVLYNREKLRYYYTNKIDEVRDENFANAEQKFLKDLNSLIDNNLRNTGFSVEDLAARLKISRVQLYRKVKALLGVSISEYINSQRLNKAKNLLQDSDMNISEIAYEVGYSSPGYFSTSFKKEYGISPKELKSR, from the coding sequence ATGAAATATCTAAAACTTCTGCTATTTGTTTTTCTCTCCATCCTTACAGACTCTTGTCAGGTTAAGTCGGAGGAAGAAAAGTTTAAAGTTGGATTTTCACAAGCCATGACTACCGATAATTGGCGACGTGAGATGAATAAATCCATGAAGCTAGAAGCATCCATGCATCCCGATATAATTCTCGAAATAAAGGATGCTGAAAATCACATTACTAATCAGGTTGCTCATATTGAGGAGTTTATAAAGGATGGAGTAGATGTTCTTATCGTTTCACCTATTCAATCCATCCCTATAACTCCCGCTATCGAAAAGGCAATGGCTGCAGGGATTCCAACTATTATTATCGATAGGAAAATTGAAGGCCAAAACTTTACAGCTTATGTGGGTGCCAACAATATTGAAATTGGAAGAAATGCAGCAAAATATATTCTTTCTCATTCTAGTGGAAAAGCTGATATTATAGAGATCACAGGACAGGAGGGTTCTTCGCCTGCCTATGAACGGAGTATGGGGTTTAAAAAAACTTTGGATTCTGTTCCGGAGCTAAAAGTGCGGCATGTAATAAAAGGTGACTGGGAAAAAACTTCTATCCAATCTAAATTATCAGATCTTTTGGATTCTGTAAAAGCTCCCGATTATATTTTTGCTCATAATGACCGGATGGCTTTAGGAGCCTGGGAAGTGGCTCGCTCCAAATCACTGGAAGAAGAAATTAATATTATTGGAGTAGATGGCGTTTTTGGGCCAAATGGAGGTATTCAATTAGTAAAAGATAATATTCTGAATGCTACGATTCTATATCCCACAGGCGGAATGGAAACTATTAAATTGGCAGAGGATATTCTTAATGGAGAAAACGTCAATAAGAATAACATTTTGAGAACGGTGATTATAGATTCTGTAAATGTGGATATCATGCAGAATCAGTTCAATAAGATGAATCAGCAACAAAATGATATCGAACAGCAACAGGAGGTCATCGATAAACAAATAAGAACCTATAACACTCAAAGCGATCTTATCCAGCTGATGTTGATTTTATTAAGTTTACTTCTTATTCTTACTCTCTGGAGTGTATATCTTGTTGTAAAGCTTAAGAAAAGAAAGCGAATACTGGAGCTGAATAATCAAAAAATCATTACACAGCGAAACCAGATAGAGAGCTTTGCCGAAAAACTTAAACTATCCAATGAGAGCAAGATCAATTTCTTTACTGCTCTTTCACATGAATTTAAAACTCCACTTACCCTTATTACTAGTTCTATTGAATCAATTTCAGATCATCCTAATAAAGAGCTCAAGAGCATATCTTATGAAACAAACCTTATAATCAATAATTCCAGAAGGCTGCTAAGACTGATAAATGAACTACTGGATTTCAGAAAACTGGAGAGTGGGACCTTCGCTCTAAAACCTGTAAAGACCAAAATAGCTCCATTCATTCAAAGTATTATAGCAGATTTTAAACCCGAAGCTCTAAAAAAATCTATTCAAATTGAATTTAGTTCAGCTAATGAAGCCTTGGAATTATATATAGATAGAGATATGATGGATAAGGTTTTCTTTAATATCCTTTCAAATGCTTTTAAATTCACTCCAAAGAATGGTAGCGTAAGTATATTCATCCAGGAATCTAAAGATGGTGTAAATGTGATTTTTAAAGATTCTGGGATTGGTATTCCAAAAGATGAGTTCCAAAAGATCTTTGATCCTTATATGCAGGCAAGCAACAATAAAAAGCCAAGTTCAGGTCTTGGCCTTTATATTTCAAAACAGTTCATAGAGCTTCATAATGGTGAAATTTTCGTTTCTTCTCATCAGGGAACCGAATTTAAGATATCTCTTCTCAAAGGTAAATCTCATTTAAAGGAATATGAGATATCTGAATTGAATACCGAAATAGAACAAACGGATTCCTATAGGTTGTCTGAATCTGGGATACCCACAGAAACTCATCCTACTAATCATCTGGACGAAAATGCTGAAACCGTTCTTATTATTGAAGATAATATGGACCTGTCTTATATACTAAATAAGAAATTAAGTTCAGAGTTTCATGTAATTCTTTCAGATGGAACCAATGGGATAAAAATGGCCATTGACAATATTCCCGATGTAATTATCTGTGATCTTAATTTACCTGATAAGAACGGATTTGAAATTTGTAATGAACTTAAAAATGATCTTAGAACCTCACATATACCCACAATAATACTTACCGCATTAGATAGTAAGGAATCCAGACTTAAAGCCTTAAAAGCCGGAGCTGATAACTATATTACCAAACCTTTTAATTATGAAATACTAAACGAATCTCTAAGATCTGTTCTTTATAACAGGGAGAAATTACGTTACTACTACACCAATAAAATTGATGAGGTAAGAGATGAGAATTTTGCTAATGCTGAACAAAAATTTCTAAAAGACCTCAATTCGCTTATCGATAATAATCTTAGAAATACAGGTTTTTCTGTAGAAGATTTGGCCGCCAGATTAAAGATTTCAAGAGTTCAATTATATCGAAAGGTTAAAGCATTATTAGGAGTGAGCATTAGCGAATATATCAATTCACAAAGATTGAATAAAGCTAAAAATCTTTTACAGGATTCTGATATGAATATCTCGGAAATTGCATATGAAGTTGGCTATTCATCTCCAGGTTACTTTTCCACTTCTTTTAAGAAAGAATATGGTATTTCCCCAAAAGAGTTAAAATCCCGATAA
- a CDS encoding sugar porter family MFS transporter → MNKILTWSISAALAGFLFGFDTVVISGADKQLQELWSTSDAFHGSVVMAMALWGTVVGAIFGGIPTNKWGRKNTLIIIGVLYFVSALGSALVDDPISFAVFRFLGGLGVGASTIAAPAYVSEIAPASQRGKLVSLYQFNIVLGILIAFLSNYLLRNTGQEPWRWMIGIEAVPALIYVVFVIFIPRSPRWLVSRGRFSEAEKVLGIINPGIDTKAKVQEIKELDAKEATGENIFMKKYRFPLTLAFLIAFFNQLSGINAFLYYAPRIFESAGLGESTALLSSIGIGVINLLFTLLGVFLIDRLGRKQLMLYGSIGYIISLSLVAAAFFLNWGGLWVPIFLFLFIASHAIGQGAVIWVFISEIFPNRLRASGQAFGSSTHWVLAAIIPSTIPFLFSTIGPGYVFAFFAFMMVLQLIFVVFMMPETKGKSLEELSEELSINPNISISNK, encoded by the coding sequence ATGAATAAAATTCTTACCTGGTCAATAAGCGCTGCACTTGCCGGTTTCTTATTTGGATTTGATACAGTAGTCATTTCAGGCGCAGACAAACAGCTTCAGGAATTATGGAGTACTTCAGATGCTTTTCATGGTTCTGTAGTAATGGCGATGGCGCTTTGGGGTACTGTAGTAGGAGCTATTTTTGGTGGAATTCCCACCAATAAGTGGGGAAGGAAAAATACTCTTATTATAATAGGAGTTCTGTATTTTGTTTCTGCACTTGGATCTGCATTGGTTGACGATCCTATAAGTTTTGCTGTGTTTCGGTTCCTGGGGGGATTGGGCGTAGGAGCCTCAACAATAGCAGCACCGGCTTATGTATCAGAAATTGCTCCGGCCAGTCAAAGAGGGAAATTGGTATCGCTCTATCAATTCAATATAGTACTCGGAATTCTTATCGCATTTCTTTCAAATTATTTATTGCGAAATACGGGGCAGGAGCCCTGGAGATGGATGATAGGTATAGAAGCTGTACCTGCTCTTATCTATGTTGTGTTTGTAATCTTTATTCCCAGAAGTCCGCGTTGGCTTGTGTCCCGGGGAAGGTTTTCTGAAGCAGAAAAAGTTCTGGGGATTATAAATCCGGGTATTGATACAAAGGCTAAAGTTCAGGAAATTAAAGAGCTTGATGCAAAGGAAGCCACAGGTGAGAATATTTTCATGAAGAAATATCGGTTTCCCCTAACCCTGGCCTTTTTAATTGCTTTTTTTAATCAGCTTTCTGGCATTAATGCTTTCTTGTACTATGCTCCCAGGATCTTTGAATCTGCAGGTCTAGGGGAAAGTACAGCTTTATTAAGTAGTATAGGAATTGGAGTTATTAACCTCCTGTTTACGCTATTAGGAGTTTTTCTTATTGATAGACTAGGAAGAAAACAATTAATGCTCTACGGTTCTATAGGGTACATTATTTCGCTATCGCTGGTAGCTGCAGCTTTTTTCCTGAATTGGGGAGGTCTATGGGTTCCAATCTTCCTGTTCTTATTCATAGCATCCCATGCTATTGGGCAGGGAGCGGTGATCTGGGTCTTTATATCAGAAATATTTCCTAATAGGTTAAGGGCGTCAGGACAGGCATTTGGTTCTTCCACGCACTGGGTACTTGCAGCAATAATTCCATCTACCATTCCATTTCTGTTTTCTACAATAGGCCCGGGATACGTATTTGCATTTTTTGCTTTTATGATGGTACTGCAGTTGATTTTTGTTGTTTTTATGATGCCGGAAACCAAAGGGAAATCGCTTGAAGAATTAAGTGAAGAACTTTCAATTAATCCCAATATTTCAATTTCAAATAAATAA
- a CDS encoding glycoside hydrolase family 32 protein, whose product MKRIVNLVVFMSLSFSLFISCKVANEDTKEKSEKTLSEVQNDEDFRPNFHFTPKKNWMNDPNGMFYFNGYFHLYFQHYPDDNVWGPMHWGHAISTDMVTWKEQPIAIYPDEKGYIFSGSAVVDKNNTSGFGKDGKTPVIAMFTYHDPEGEKNDEIDYQSQAIAYSLDEGQTWTKYKANPVIENPGIKDFRDPKITWDGIHQQWVMVLATYEKTLFYTSENLKNWTRQSDFGEGIGAHGGVWECPDFFPMYVGDTEEVKWVLIQSLNPGGYNGGSGTQYFIGDFDGKTFTPVEKMKNLGEDHSYWLDFGKDNYAGVTWANIPEENGRTLFMGWMSNWQYAQEVPTETWRSAMTIARELKLEKIDDNYIISSTPVNELKSYRSKNYKDRNVEIDGNTKIIDSAKIDLTSAEIRFKISSLQDTKYQFKLSNSFGDELLFGYDHSTQEFFIDRSKAGQIDFSEDFANKVSTAPRISNSEDLSGIIILDKTSIELFYDEGKTVMTEIFFPNQPWETLSINSEEGSFTMSEIEAYQLKFN is encoded by the coding sequence ATGAAAAGAATAGTCAATTTAGTAGTATTTATGTCGCTCTCATTTAGCCTTTTCATCTCTTGTAAGGTCGCTAATGAGGATACTAAAGAAAAATCTGAAAAAACCTTGTCTGAGGTTCAAAACGACGAAGACTTCAGGCCAAATTTTCATTTTACCCCAAAGAAGAACTGGATGAACGACCCCAACGGGATGTTTTATTTCAATGGGTACTTCCATCTGTATTTTCAACATTATCCAGATGATAATGTGTGGGGACCTATGCATTGGGGTCATGCAATTAGTACCGATATGGTTACCTGGAAGGAACAGCCTATCGCAATCTATCCTGACGAGAAAGGATATATTTTTTCCGGAAGTGCGGTAGTAGATAAAAACAATACTTCCGGCTTCGGAAAAGATGGAAAGACTCCTGTAATTGCGATGTTTACGTATCACGATCCTGAAGGAGAGAAGAATGATGAGATAGATTATCAATCCCAGGCGATTGCCTATAGTCTGGATGAAGGGCAGACATGGACCAAGTATAAGGCGAATCCAGTAATTGAAAACCCGGGAATCAAGGATTTTCGGGACCCAAAAATAACCTGGGATGGAATTCACCAACAATGGGTAATGGTTCTTGCTACTTACGAGAAGACCTTATTTTACACCTCTGAAAATTTAAAGAACTGGACGAGACAATCAGATTTTGGGGAAGGTATTGGAGCACATGGTGGAGTTTGGGAATGTCCTGATTTCTTTCCAATGTATGTAGGAGATACCGAAGAAGTAAAATGGGTGTTGATCCAGAGTTTAAATCCTGGCGGATATAATGGAGGCTCGGGTACACAGTATTTTATAGGTGATTTTGATGGAAAGACTTTTACCCCTGTAGAAAAGATGAAAAACCTGGGTGAAGATCACTCCTACTGGTTGGATTTTGGAAAAGACAATTATGCTGGGGTTACCTGGGCAAATATTCCTGAAGAAAATGGCAGAACCCTTTTTATGGGGTGGATGTCTAACTGGCAATATGCACAGGAGGTTCCAACAGAAACCTGGCGAAGTGCAATGACTATTGCGCGCGAATTGAAACTGGAAAAAATAGATGATAATTATATTATCAGTTCCACTCCTGTAAATGAACTGAAGAGTTATCGAAGTAAGAATTATAAAGACCGGAATGTTGAAATTGATGGAAATACAAAAATCATCGATTCAGCTAAAATAGATCTTACGAGTGCAGAGATAAGATTTAAAATTTCCAGTCTTCAGGATACAAAATACCAGTTCAAACTTTCTAATTCATTCGGGGATGAGCTTCTTTTTGGGTACGATCATTCCACTCAGGAATTTTTTATTGACAGATCTAAGGCTGGACAGATCGATTTTTCAGAAGATTTTGCAAATAAAGTTTCCACAGCACCCCGCATTTCAAATTCTGAAGACCTAAGCGGTATAATAATTCTGGATAAAACTTCCATTGAATTATTCTATGATGAAGGAAAAACAGTAATGACTGAGATTTTCTTTCCAAACCAACCCTGGGAGACACTTTCAATAAATTCTGAAGAAGGATCTTTTACTATGTCCGAAATAGAAGCATATCAACTAAAATTCAACTAA